Proteins encoded within one genomic window of Desulfonatronospira thiodismutans ASO3-1:
- a CDS encoding cyclic nucleotide-binding domain-containing protein, giving the protein MIDAQMLKKQILLQDMDEYELGKIAKIVEKVSIKQGEVLFQEEDDTRGLWLIHSGKIQISKMAADGWRQTLVVLGEGHFFGELAIVEKRKHVSKAEAMEDTELFLIPKESFEELVADDCALAMDFFKSMVVALSSNLRRMNDKFLSVLISY; this is encoded by the coding sequence ATGATTGATGCGCAGATGCTGAAAAAACAGATTTTGCTTCAGGATATGGATGAGTATGAGCTGGGCAAAATTGCCAAGATCGTGGAAAAGGTATCCATAAAACAGGGCGAAGTCCTGTTTCAGGAAGAGGATGATACCAGGGGACTGTGGCTTATCCATTCCGGAAAGATCCAGATATCCAAGATGGCCGCCGACGGCTGGAGGCAGACTCTGGTGGTGCTGGGCGAAGGGCATTTTTTCGGGGAACTGGCCATTGTCGAGAAGCGCAAGCACGTTTCCAAGGCCGAGGCCATGGAAGACACAGAGCTTTTTCTGATTCCCAAGGAATCCTTTGAAGAGCTTGTGGCGGATGACTGCGCCCTGGCCATGGATTTTTTCAAGAGCATGGTGGTGGCACTGAGCTCCAACCTGAGGCGTATGAATGACAAATTCTTAAGCGTTCTCATAAGCTATTAG
- a CDS encoding Rossmann-like and DUF2520 domain-containing protein, which produces MGVRGPMKNTAIIGAGVVGTAMGYLLSNAGYNITGIASRSLESAVKARDFIGQGEASTDLAGTARSAGIVLITTSDDAVRLVCEDIAGRDGFRPGSLVIHTSGALSVEALASAKHKGAVTVSMHPLQSLPSVQEAIKNMPGSYFCLESEDETALDTARDMVRVFQGKELNIQLGGKPLYHAGAAVVSNFFVATIGFGLQLHESAGIDRQDSLNALLPLIQGTLKNIEKIGIPAALTGPIARGDAQTVEDHLAAISRESPDLLGLYCELGKYTVKLAREKGTLKEHDAQKIIEILRQYSSH; this is translated from the coding sequence ATGGGGGTGCGGGGACCCATGAAGAACACAGCTATCATCGGTGCCGGAGTAGTGGGCACGGCTATGGGGTATCTGCTGAGCAATGCTGGATATAATATTACTGGCATTGCCAGCAGAAGCCTGGAGTCCGCGGTCAAGGCAAGGGATTTCATCGGGCAGGGCGAGGCCTCCACCGACCTGGCCGGAACTGCCCGCTCCGCCGGCATTGTACTTATTACAACTTCAGATGACGCCGTGAGGCTGGTCTGCGAGGATATCGCCGGCAGGGACGGGTTCAGGCCAGGCAGCCTGGTTATTCATACCAGCGGGGCCTTGTCCGTTGAAGCCTTGGCGTCCGCAAAACATAAAGGGGCCGTTACAGTTTCCATGCATCCCCTGCAGAGTCTGCCCAGTGTGCAGGAGGCTATAAAAAACATGCCCGGCTCTTATTTCTGCCTGGAAAGCGAGGATGAAACGGCTCTGGACACGGCCAGGGATATGGTCCGGGTGTTTCAGGGCAAAGAGCTGAATATTCAGCTGGGGGGCAAGCCTTTATATCATGCCGGCGCTGCAGTGGTGTCCAATTTTTTTGTGGCTACAATAGGATTCGGCCTGCAACTGCACGAAAGCGCCGGAATAGACAGGCAGGATTCGCTGAATGCTCTTCTGCCCCTGATTCAGGGTACCCTTAAAAACATCGAGAAGATTGGTATACCTGCCGCCCTTACCGGTCCCATTGCCCGGGGGGACGCTCAAACTGTCGAAGATCACCTGGCAGCCATTTCCCGGGAAAGCCCTGACCTGCTGGGGCTTTACTGCGAACTGGGCAAATACACTGTAAAGCTGGCCCGTGAAAAGGGGACCCTGAAGGAACATGACGCCCAGAAAATCATAGAAATATTGCGCCAATACAGTTCACATTAG
- a CDS encoding FAD-dependent oxidoreductase — protein sequence MKINAMPPCQAKCPIHMDVQGYVAAIARGDVQEADRIIRRTNPFPSVCGRICTRECESVCRRGKSVDEPVAIRALKRFASDSASVGSEVPGPEVRFSEKIGIVGAGPAGLTAAHDLALMGYSVTVFESEDEPGGMLTRGIPRYRLPLDLVRSEVDRIRSLGVEIKTGYMLGRDIFLQDLQKDFDAVFLGMGSEKSTCPECSGMELSGVWTAVEFLKDVSRGKKFNPGNKVIVIGGGHTAIDAARTCLRLGAKDVTIAYRRTIDEMPAGMDEVEDAREEGVRFEFLTAPEAFEGSGKVEKMRCVRMDLDKSCGGKGKLTCVEDSAFEMEADTIILATGYAPRTEAVQELCTEGGDRLEIKDAAGATRTSGVFAGGDFVSGPTTVVQAIASGRKAADAVHRYLRGMDQSPEEQEEVLEDLDDDVARLVPEAGREKPVCLDPGSRVHSFDEVEHAFTPEQARAEASRCLHCSLGAHVSQDCAVCLNCVLVCPYNVPRPGEEKAVIDMSQCQACGICAGQCPAAAIDLGLEPRTELRQNIRRVLEKAESSSPGDFSFAYVCDFSKSRPGDVQGENVYTITRPGLGRIDVYELLVPFEAGAREVLVSGCGEEDCKFKDCSLWTRRNVQRASRVLQSIGLEPERIRLVE from the coding sequence ATGAAGATTAATGCAATGCCTCCCTGCCAGGCAAAATGCCCCATCCACATGGATGTCCAGGGCTATGTGGCGGCCATTGCCAGGGGAGACGTGCAGGAAGCCGACAGGATTATCCGCAGAACCAACCCTTTTCCTTCAGTTTGCGGGCGTATCTGTACCCGGGAATGCGAATCCGTTTGCCGCCGGGGTAAAAGCGTGGATGAGCCGGTGGCCATCAGGGCCCTTAAGCGTTTTGCCTCGGACAGTGCCTCCGTTGGTTCAGAAGTTCCAGGCCCGGAAGTTCGTTTTTCAGAGAAAATCGGCATAGTGGGAGCCGGCCCTGCCGGCCTGACTGCGGCCCACGACCTGGCTCTCATGGGCTACAGCGTAACGGTCTTTGAATCCGAGGATGAGCCTGGAGGCATGCTCACCCGGGGTATTCCCAGGTACAGGCTGCCCCTGGACCTGGTGCGCTCAGAGGTGGACCGCATCCGTTCCCTGGGCGTGGAAATAAAAACCGGGTACATGCTGGGCAGGGATATTTTCCTGCAGGACCTGCAAAAGGATTTTGATGCTGTATTTCTGGGTATGGGCAGTGAAAAAAGCACCTGTCCCGAGTGCAGCGGAATGGAGCTCTCCGGAGTCTGGACTGCCGTGGAGTTTTTAAAGGACGTCAGCCGGGGTAAAAAATTCAATCCGGGCAATAAAGTCATTGTCATCGGAGGCGGTCATACAGCCATAGATGCGGCCCGGACCTGTCTAAGGCTGGGGGCCAAAGATGTAACCATTGCTTATCGCCGCACCATTGATGAAATGCCCGCAGGGATGGACGAGGTGGAAGATGCCCGGGAAGAAGGGGTCAGGTTTGAGTTCCTTACGGCTCCGGAAGCCTTTGAAGGCAGCGGCAAAGTAGAAAAAATGCGCTGCGTGCGCATGGATCTGGACAAGTCCTGCGGGGGAAAAGGCAAGCTGACCTGTGTGGAGGACTCTGCTTTCGAGATGGAGGCGGATACCATCATCCTGGCCACGGGCTACGCACCCAGGACCGAGGCCGTGCAGGAACTCTGCACAGAAGGAGGGGACAGGCTGGAAATAAAGGACGCCGCCGGGGCCACCAGGACTTCAGGGGTGTTTGCCGGAGGAGATTTTGTCAGCGGACCCACTACAGTGGTGCAGGCCATAGCATCGGGCAGAAAGGCGGCTGATGCAGTGCACAGGTATCTGCGCGGCATGGATCAGTCACCGGAAGAACAGGAAGAGGTTCTTGAGGACCTGGATGATGATGTGGCCCGCCTTGTGCCTGAGGCCGGCAGGGAAAAGCCGGTTTGCCTTGATCCCGGCTCCAGGGTTCATTCCTTCGATGAAGTGGAGCATGCTTTCACTCCAGAACAGGCCAGGGCGGAAGCATCCCGCTGCCTGCACTGCAGCCTTGGGGCCCATGTTTCCCAAGACTGCGCAGTATGCCTGAACTGCGTCCTGGTCTGTCCGTATAATGTCCCCAGGCCGGGTGAGGAAAAGGCTGTCATTGATATGAGCCAGTGCCAGGCCTGCGGGATCTGCGCCGGTCAATGCCCGGCTGCGGCCATCGATCTTGGCCTGGAACCCAGAACAGAGCTGCGCCAGAATATCCGCCGGGTGCTTGAAAAAGCTGAAAGTAGCTCCCCTGGTGACTTCAGCTTCGCTTATGTCTGTGATTTCAGCAAATCCAGGCCAGGAGATGTTCAGGGCGAAAATGTATACACTATAACCAGGCCCGGGTTGGGACGCATTGACGTATATGAACTCCTGGTCCCTTTTGAGGCCGGGGCCAGAGAAGTTCTGGTGTCCGGTTGCGGTGAAGAGGACTGCAAGTTCAAGGACTGCAGCCTGTGGACCCGCAGAAACGTGCAGAGAGCCTCCCGGGTGCTTCAAAGTATCGGCCTCGAACCTGAACGGATAAGGCTTGTTGAGTAA
- a CDS encoding methylenetetrahydrofolate reductase → MGFREAVESGKFLITAEVGPGKGTDMHELLEDAEAIKDRIHAINVTDLQSSVMRLGSLAVSHILADKGIEPIYQLTCRDRNRLALQSDLLSAWVLGIQNVLALTGDHPVLGDHPESKPVFDCDSVSLLQMMQTLNGGHDMAGNELKGVPDFFPGAVVNPGADAGAGLEMQLIKLEKKIEAGARYIQTQGVFELDSFEKFMKRVEGFNVPVMGGIIMLKSAGMAKFMNKNVAGISVPESQIKAMTDTDDKVKTSVEIASHLVKGMKDICHGVHIMAIGWEKKIPMVLDEAGL, encoded by the coding sequence ATGGGATTCAGGGAAGCAGTAGAGTCAGGCAAGTTTTTGATAACCGCAGAGGTAGGGCCGGGCAAAGGCACTGACATGCATGAGCTGCTGGAGGACGCCGAGGCCATCAAAGACAGAATACATGCCATAAATGTCACTGACCTGCAAAGCTCGGTCATGCGGCTGGGCTCCCTGGCGGTCAGTCATATCCTGGCGGATAAAGGCATTGAGCCCATATACCAGCTGACCTGCCGGGATAGAAACAGGCTGGCCCTGCAGTCTGACCTTTTGAGCGCCTGGGTCCTGGGGATTCAGAATGTCCTGGCCCTCACCGGCGACCATCCTGTTCTGGGGGATCACCCCGAATCCAAGCCGGTTTTTGACTGTGATTCAGTAAGCCTTCTGCAGATGATGCAGACCCTGAATGGTGGACATGACATGGCCGGCAACGAGCTTAAAGGTGTACCGGACTTTTTTCCGGGGGCAGTGGTCAATCCCGGTGCGGACGCCGGGGCCGGTCTGGAAATGCAGCTTATCAAGCTGGAAAAAAAGATCGAGGCCGGGGCCAGGTATATCCAGACCCAGGGGGTATTCGAACTGGACAGTTTCGAGAAATTCATGAAACGGGTTGAAGGGTTTAATGTGCCTGTAATGGGCGGGATAATCATGCTTAAATCCGCAGGCATGGCCAAATTCATGAATAAAAACGTCGCCGGAATATCTGTGCCCGAGTCCCAGATCAAGGCTATGACTGATACAGACGACAAGGTCAAAACCAGCGTGGAAATAGCATCCCACTTAGTAAAAGGCATGAAGGACATTTGCCACGGCGTACATATTATGGCCATAGGCTGGGAGAAAAAGATCCCCATGGTTCTGGATGAGGCAGGGCTTTAG
- a CDS encoding type II toxin-antitoxin system RelB/DinJ family antitoxin → MSSTTTSHNRVDPNIKRDADQIIKDMGITISDAHELFYRQIIANQGLPFFVAYRQINGSWHHLPGWQANVNCIGAIFL, encoded by the coding sequence ATGAGCAGCACCACAACCAGCCATAACCGGGTGGATCCCAATATCAAACGGGACGCCGACCAGATAATCAAAGATATGGGTATAACCATATCAGACGCGCATGAACTTTTTTATCGGCAGATTATCGCCAACCAGGGGCTGCCTTTTTTTGTTGCTTATAGGCAAATCAACGGTTCATGGCATCATCTGCCCGGTTGGCAGGCTAATGTGAACTGTATTGGCGCAATATTTCTATGA
- a CDS encoding dihydropteroate synthase, with product MLIIGEKINVMLKQIGQAMKDRDKKPIQDLAVSQVQAGANALDINAGPATKNGPEIMQWLVNTVQEVTDVTLSLDTTNAEAMEAGLQVCKNPAIINSTSGDRAKLETIMPMAKKYDADVIGLTMTSAGVSRDANERVAIAVDIMTAMAEFDVPVERLYLDPLILPVGVAQNQAMEVVEAIKMFRQLNDPPIKSVVGLSNVYNGTPERLHSILSSTYLVMLMTVGLDAAIADPMDQRLMESMKTARLFKNDILYCDSYLE from the coding sequence ATGTTAATTATCGGTGAGAAGATCAATGTCATGCTCAAGCAGATCGGGCAGGCCATGAAGGACAGGGACAAAAAGCCCATCCAGGACCTGGCCGTGAGCCAGGTGCAGGCAGGAGCCAATGCCCTGGACATAAACGCTGGTCCGGCCACCAAGAACGGCCCGGAAATCATGCAGTGGCTGGTGAACACTGTTCAGGAGGTTACAGACGTGACCCTGTCCCTGGACACCACCAACGCCGAGGCCATGGAGGCCGGGCTGCAGGTATGCAAAAATCCGGCAATAATCAACTCTACTTCCGGGGACAGGGCCAAGCTGGAGACAATTATGCCCATGGCCAAAAAATACGATGCCGACGTCATAGGCCTGACCATGACTTCGGCCGGCGTCTCCCGGGACGCCAACGAGCGGGTGGCCATTGCCGTGGATATCATGACAGCCATGGCTGAATTCGACGTTCCCGTGGAGCGTTTGTATCTTGACCCCCTGATTCTCCCGGTGGGAGTGGCCCAGAACCAGGCCATGGAAGTGGTGGAGGCCATCAAGATGTTTCGCCAGCTCAACGACCCGCCCATCAAATCCGTGGTGGGCCTGAGTAACGTTTATAATGGCACACCTGAAAGGCTGCACAGTATTCTAAGTTCCACCTACCTGGTCATGCTCATGACCGTAGGCCTGGACGCAGCCATAGCCGATCCCATGGATCAAAGGCTCATGGAGAGTATGAAGACCGCCCGCCTTTTCAAAAACGACATCCTCTACTGCGACTCATACCTGGAATAA
- the acsC gene encoding acetyl-CoA decarbonylase/synthase complex subunit gamma has protein sequence MALTGLDIYKKLPQTNCGECGVPTCLAFAMKLASGGASLDSCPHVSQEAKDALSEASAPPMREVTIGQGDNALKIGGEQVLFRHEKTFFNPCGFALVIDDSMEAAEVDSRLESLKKMRFERVGYELKTDLAALKCSSGDKSSFAGLVEKVKGSCDLPLVLMSDDPDVMSAALDVCGTGKPLMASATPENCDAMAELAKKHQCPLVVRAGSVEELSGLTDKISKAGVQDLVLDSGSRDLSKTLENLVMMRRSALKKKFRPLGYPTITFPCQETQDEMLEAIHASVYVMKYGGIMVMNNLEPWSALPLFVLRQNIYTDPQRPMQVKEGFYDFASPDESSPVLVTTNFSLTYFIVSSEIESSKRPAHLGIVDSEGLSTLTAWAAGKFTAEKIAAFIKKSGIEDKVKHRKVVIPGYVAQIKGELEEELEGWEVMVGPREASEIPGFLKSWQ, from the coding sequence ATGGCTTTGACCGGACTTGATATTTACAAGAAGCTTCCCCAGACCAACTGCGGAGAATGCGGAGTGCCTACCTGCCTGGCTTTTGCCATGAAGCTGGCTTCCGGGGGCGCAAGCCTGGATTCCTGCCCCCATGTCAGCCAGGAGGCCAAGGACGCCCTTTCCGAAGCCTCGGCTCCGCCCATGCGGGAAGTAACCATCGGCCAGGGGGACAATGCCCTGAAGATAGGCGGGGAGCAGGTTCTTTTCAGGCACGAGAAGACTTTTTTCAATCCATGCGGCTTTGCCTTAGTTATTGACGATTCCATGGAGGCCGCGGAAGTGGATTCCAGGCTGGAAAGCCTCAAAAAAATGCGCTTTGAGCGCGTGGGTTACGAACTCAAGACCGACCTGGCAGCCCTGAAGTGCTCTTCCGGGGACAAATCCAGCTTTGCCGGCCTGGTGGAAAAGGTAAAAGGGTCCTGCGATCTGCCCTTAGTGCTCATGAGCGATGACCCCGATGTCATGTCAGCTGCCTTAGACGTGTGCGGGACCGGCAAGCCTTTGATGGCTTCCGCCACGCCTGAAAATTGTGATGCCATGGCCGAGCTGGCCAAAAAACACCAGTGCCCTCTGGTGGTGCGCGCTGGTTCCGTGGAGGAACTCTCCGGACTAACAGACAAGATAAGCAAGGCCGGGGTACAGGACCTGGTCCTGGACAGCGGCAGCAGGGACCTGTCCAAGACCCTGGAAAATCTGGTCATGATGCGCCGTAGTGCCCTGAAGAAGAAATTTCGTCCCCTGGGCTACCCCACCATCACTTTTCCCTGCCAGGAAACCCAGGATGAAATGCTGGAAGCCATCCACGCCTCTGTTTACGTCATGAAGTACGGCGGAATAATGGTCATGAACAATCTGGAGCCATGGAGCGCCCTGCCGCTGTTTGTCCTGCGCCAGAACATCTATACCGACCCCCAGAGGCCTATGCAGGTCAAGGAGGGTTTCTACGATTTCGCTTCCCCGGACGAATCTTCACCTGTGCTGGTGACCACCAATTTCTCCCTGACCTATTTCATAGTGTCCTCGGAGATCGAGTCCAGCAAGCGTCCGGCCCACCTGGGCATCGTGGATTCCGAGGGCCTGTCGACACTTACCGCCTGGGCCGCGGGCAAGTTCACCGCGGAAAAGATTGCGGCATTTATCAAGAAAAGCGGCATCGAAGACAAAGTCAAGCACCGCAAGGTAGTCATTCCAGGATATGTGGCCCAGATCAAGGGTGAGCTGGAAGAAGAGCTTGAAGGCTGGGAAGTTATGGTCGGGCCCAGGGAAGCAAGTGAAATTCCCGGTTTTCTCAAGTCCTGGCAATAG
- a CDS encoding methylenetetrahydrofolate reductase C-terminal domain-containing protein, with protein sequence MIVAEVKPMAEIQETIKKYGKVLITGCGSCVTVCLSGGAQQVEVLASSLRTAAKAQGQQLELGEETQVRQCDPMFIEQIKDKAAGYEAILSMGCGAGVQTMAETLGNIPVYPALDTVFFGGADGKGGFVETCAACGQCILSRTGGVCPVARCAKSLADGPCGGAQEGNCEVDKDTRCAWQLIYVRMMRLGQLHILKEINPPKAARVHPARLKREE encoded by the coding sequence ATGATTGTTGCTGAAGTCAAGCCCATGGCCGAGATTCAGGAAACGATAAAAAAGTACGGCAAGGTACTTATAACCGGTTGCGGCAGCTGTGTGACAGTCTGCCTCAGCGGCGGGGCCCAGCAGGTGGAAGTGCTGGCTTCTTCCCTGCGTACCGCTGCAAAAGCTCAGGGTCAGCAGTTGGAGCTAGGTGAGGAAACCCAGGTGCGCCAGTGCGATCCCATGTTTATCGAACAGATCAAGGACAAGGCTGCCGGGTACGAGGCCATCCTGTCCATGGGATGTGGAGCGGGAGTGCAGACCATGGCCGAGACCCTGGGCAATATTCCTGTATATCCGGCCCTGGATACAGTGTTTTTCGGCGGTGCCGACGGAAAGGGCGGGTTCGTGGAAACCTGCGCAGCCTGCGGGCAGTGCATCCTGTCCAGGACCGGAGGTGTATGCCCTGTGGCCAGGTGCGCCAAAAGCCTTGCCGACGGACCCTGTGGAGGGGCGCAGGAGGGCAACTGTGAGGTGGACAAGGATACCAGGTGCGCCTGGCAGCTCATCTATGTGCGCATGATGCGTCTGGGCCAGCTGCATATTCTAAAGGAAATCAATCCGCCCAAGGCCGCAAGAGTTCATCCGGCCAGGCTGAAACGCGAAGAATAA
- a CDS encoding AAA family ATPase has product MKLAVSGKGGVGKTTISACLARLFAGHGYRVLAIDADPDSNLASALGIPPEKAEQILPISRATELIEERTGAKPGQSGSMFKLNPRVDDLPDSMSVEHDGVRLLVLGAIEKGGHGCICPQSALLKSLVSHVVLRRKELVLLDMEAGIEHLGRGTAQGVDALLVVADPDRQSIQTARTIDRLARETGIEKVLVILNKIRSSEEEELLRQGLKDMHILGVVQDSPGVRLASLKEAAPDPGDAAFTRQIEVLVNGLKERL; this is encoded by the coding sequence ATGAAACTGGCAGTAAGCGGTAAAGGCGGCGTGGGCAAGACCACCATCAGCGCCTGCCTGGCCAGGCTCTTCGCCGGGCATGGCTACAGGGTGCTGGCCATAGACGCGGATCCTGACTCCAACCTGGCTTCGGCCCTGGGAATACCTCCGGAAAAGGCTGAGCAGATCCTGCCCATTTCCAGGGCCACGGAGCTCATTGAAGAGCGCACCGGGGCCAAGCCCGGACAGAGCGGGTCCATGTTCAAATTAAACCCCAGAGTGGACGACCTTCCGGACAGCATGTCCGTAGAGCACGATGGAGTCAGGCTTCTGGTGCTGGGGGCTATAGAAAAAGGGGGGCATGGCTGTATCTGCCCCCAGAGCGCTCTGCTCAAGAGCCTGGTCAGCCACGTGGTGCTCAGAAGAAAGGAACTTGTCCTTCTGGATATGGAGGCCGGCATAGAGCACCTGGGCCGGGGCACCGCCCAGGGGGTGGATGCCCTGCTGGTGGTGGCCGACCCGGACCGCCAGAGCATCCAGACCGCCAGGACCATAGACAGGCTGGCCAGAGAAACTGGAATAGAAAAAGTACTGGTGATTCTAAACAAGATCCGCTCCTCTGAAGAGGAAGAGCTTTTAAGACAGGGACTCAAGGATATGCATATCCTGGGAGTTGTGCAGGACAGTCCCGGAGTCCGCCTGGCTTCACTTAAGGAGGCTGCCCCGGATCCCGGGGATGCCGCTTTCACCCGGCAGATAGAGGTTCTGGTGAATGGTTTGAAAGAGCGTTTGTAA
- the folD gene encoding bifunctional methylenetetrahydrofolate dehydrogenase/methenyltetrahydrofolate cyclohydrolase FolD: MQDKILDGKGVSAKIKEELAEEIKELQKKNVTPGLAVVLVGEDPASQVYVNMKEKTCNALGIVSRKHVLPEDVSEEKLLSMVDDLNNDPEIDGILVQLPLPGHIDENKVLDRIKVEKDVDGFHPESIGRVVLAQDGFRAATPAGIIELLKRSNVTLEGKEAVVLGRSNIVGKPVALLLLNENATVTVAHSRTKDIAEVTRRADILVVAVGRKEMVTADMVKQGAVVVDVGIHRVEDGLKGDVAFEEVKEKASAITPVPGGVGPMTIAMLMSNTVKSARKRAI, encoded by the coding sequence ATGCAGGACAAAATACTCGACGGCAAGGGCGTATCCGCAAAAATCAAGGAAGAGCTTGCCGAAGAAATCAAAGAGCTTCAAAAGAAAAACGTCACCCCCGGTTTGGCTGTGGTCCTGGTGGGAGAAGACCCGGCATCCCAGGTGTATGTCAACATGAAGGAAAAGACATGCAATGCCTTAGGCATTGTCTCCCGCAAGCATGTCTTGCCTGAAGACGTATCCGAGGAAAAACTCCTGTCCATGGTGGACGATCTGAACAATGACCCGGAGATTGACGGCATCTTAGTACAATTGCCCCTGCCGGGACACATTGATGAAAACAAGGTCCTGGACCGCATCAAGGTAGAAAAAGATGTGGACGGATTTCACCCGGAAAGCATCGGCCGGGTGGTGCTGGCTCAGGATGGGTTCAGGGCGGCCACGCCGGCCGGAATCATCGAGCTTTTAAAACGCAGCAATGTGACTCTGGAAGGCAAGGAAGCCGTGGTTCTGGGACGAAGCAATATTGTGGGCAAGCCTGTGGCCCTTCTGCTTTTAAACGAAAACGCTACAGTCACCGTGGCCCACTCCCGGACCAAAGACATAGCTGAGGTGACGCGCCGGGCGGATATCCTGGTGGTGGCAGTGGGACGAAAGGAAATGGTCACAGCGGATATGGTCAAACAAGGAGCCGTGGTGGTGGATGTGGGCATTCACCGTGTGGAAGACGGCCTCAAAGGGGATGTGGCTTTCGAGGAAGTCAAGGAAAAGGCCTCGGCCATTACTCCGGTTCCGGGCGGGGTTGGCCCCATGACCATTGCCATGCTCATGTCCAATACCGTCAAGTCCGCGAGAAAAAGAGCCATTTAG
- a CDS encoding acetyl-CoA decarbonylase/synthase complex subunit delta, whose amino-acid sequence MSYSAPIDRYTGKINKVEIGTGDASVQVGGETTLPFYLFEGEMPNRPRLAMEVCDEAPGDWAKALEDVLGDVWDDPVKWAAKCKDEFGADLICLRLLSIDPNGADKGPDEALEVVRKVADSVEIPLIIYGCGNASKDGEVLKKVAEQMEGRAMVLGPAVEENYKTISAAAMGFGHNVAGETPIDVNMAKQLNILMTNLGMPAERILIDPSTGALGYGLEYTYSVIERDRLTALQQNDAMMQMPIICDMGREAWKAKEAKVGTDEHPEYGDPVKRGIMWEAIGVTSLLVAGADIVVVRHPETVKLMRSTMEGLGVK is encoded by the coding sequence ATGAGCTACAGCGCTCCCATAGACCGTTATACCGGCAAGATCAACAAAGTTGAAATTGGTACAGGTGATGCCAGCGTGCAGGTAGGAGGGGAAACTACTCTACCTTTTTATCTCTTTGAAGGGGAAATGCCCAACCGCCCCAGACTGGCCATGGAAGTCTGCGATGAAGCCCCCGGGGACTGGGCTAAGGCTCTGGAGGACGTGCTGGGGGATGTCTGGGACGATCCAGTGAAATGGGCCGCCAAGTGCAAAGACGAGTTCGGGGCGGATCTCATCTGCCTGAGACTTCTGAGCATCGACCCCAACGGTGCGGACAAAGGCCCGGACGAAGCCCTGGAAGTGGTCAGAAAGGTGGCTGATTCCGTGGAGATTCCCCTGATCATTTACGGCTGCGGCAACGCCTCCAAGGACGGCGAGGTCTTGAAAAAGGTCGCTGAACAGATGGAGGGCAGGGCCATGGTCCTGGGACCGGCTGTGGAGGAGAACTACAAGACCATATCCGCTGCGGCCATGGGCTTCGGGCACAACGTGGCCGGGGAGACCCCCATTGATGTGAATATGGCCAAACAGCTCAATATCCTCATGACCAACCTGGGCATGCCGGCCGAGCGTATCCTGATCGACCCCTCCACCGGTGCCCTGGGTTACGGACTGGAATACACCTATTCGGTAATTGAAAGGGATCGCCTGACCGCTCTGCAGCAAAACGACGCCATGATGCAGATGCCCATCATCTGCGACATGGGCCGGGAAGCCTGGAAGGCCAAGGAAGCCAAAGTGGGAACGGACGAGCACCCGGAATACGGTGATCCGGTAAAGCGGGGCATAATGTGGGAAGCCATCGGAGTGACCAGCCTGCTGGTTGCCGGGGCGGACATAGTAGTGGTCAGGCATCCGGAGACGGTTAAGCTCATGCGCAGTACCATGGAAGGTCTGGGAGTAAAATAG